One Peromyscus leucopus breed LL Stock chromosome 4, UCI_PerLeu_2.1, whole genome shotgun sequence genomic region harbors:
- the LOC114683711 gene encoding LOW QUALITY PROTEIN: uncharacterized protein LOC114683711 (The sequence of the model RefSeq protein was modified relative to this genomic sequence to represent the inferred CDS: inserted 3 bases in 2 codons), with product MDHREKGSAGIWTGPKGTPLQVLALKLEEEYLLFESEPSKGPPQGMQDWLREFPSAWAETGGLGLAHNQPPLVIQLKASATLVSIKQYPMSREAHEGIKPHIRRLLDQGVLVPCRSPWNTHLLPVKKPGTGDYRPVQDLREVNKWVEDIHPTVPNPYNLLSTLPPTHIWYTILDLKDAFFCLRLHPQSQLLFAFEWRDPEMGLSGQLTWTWLPQGFKNSLTLFDEALHSDLAEFRVEHPALILLQYVDDLLLAARTQAECLRGTRALLAKLGQKGYQASAKKAQICQSKVIYLGYTLEGGQRWLTKARKEAILSIPPPRNPRQVQEFLGTAGYCRLWIPGFAEMAAPLYPLTKPGVMFHWGEEQQQAFQQIKRTLLVSPTLGLPDLTKPFELFVDENSGFAKGVLVQRLGPWKRPVAYLSKKLDPVAAGWPPCLRMVAAIAVLLKDAGKLTLGQPLTVLSSHAVEALVRQPSDRWLSNFRMTHYQALLLDTDQVVFGPVVSLNPAXLPDPSEEHDCLQILAEAHGTCSNLTDQSLSNPDFIWFTDGSSFLQEGEQRAGAAITTESEVVWVSPLPPGTSAQKAELIALTQALQMAEGKRLTVYTDSRYAFATAHIHGEIYRRRGLLTSEGKEIKNKKEILDLLRALFLPHQLSIIHCPGHQKDDSVVARGNRLADLTAQTVTLQFPRGDQLLVLQDQQPSRDPMPYSLEDQELAKKMGAEWSPERQAYIMDNKLVMPTSHTKYMLKFLHALTHLSKNKMRALLADEASDTVLLNQEQVLQQVTSSCPACAQVNPGKAHLSRGSRLRGHRPGVHWELDFTEVKPGLYGYKYLLIFVDTFLEWTEAFPTKKETANVVTKKLLDEIFPRYGMPQILGSDNGPAFISQVSQKVARLLGIDWKLHCAYCPQSSGQVERANRTIKETLTKLTLATGTRDWVLLLPLALYRARNTPGPHGLTPFEIIYGAPPPIVNFLHPDISSFATSPTLEAHLQALQLVQKTVWKPLADAYXGATESPGGAHPFKIGDSVWVRRHQSKNLEPKWKGPYTVLLTTPTALKVDGIAAWVHVSLVKAAKEPDGAENTETSTWKVQRSPNPLKIRLTRGPP from the exons ATGGACCACCGAGAGAAAGGTTCAGCTGGCATCTGGACAG GACCCAAAGGGACCCCCCTACAAGTCCTCGCCCTAAAATTGGAAGAGGAATACCTGCTGTTTGAATCTGAGCCCTCTAAGGGGCCACCACAAGGGATGCAGGACTGGTTGAGGGAATTTCCCTCGGCATGGGCAGAGACTGGAggcttggggctggctcacaaccaacccCCACTTGTTATTCAGTTAAAAGCCTCCGCCACTCTCGTTTCAATCAAACAGTATCCCATGTCCCGGGAAGCCCATGAGGGCATTAAACCACACATCCGGAGGCTCTTGGACCAGGGGGTACTTGTGCCCTGTCGATCCCCTTGGAATACCCACCTCCTGCCTGTAAAAAAACCTGGGACAGGGGATTACAGACCGGTTCAAGACCTAAGGGAGGTTAATAAATGGGTTGAAGATATACACCCCACGGTGCCAAACCCTTACAACCTCCTCAGCACTCTTCCACCAACCCACATTTGGTATACGATACTGGACTTGAAGGATGCCTTCTTCTGTTTGAGATTGCACCCCCAGAGCCAACtgctgtttgcttttgaatggaGAGACCCAGAGATGGGACTTTCAGGACAGTTGACCTGGACTTGGCTCCCCCAGGGGTTTAAAAACAGCCTGACCCTCTTTGATGAAGCCTTACACTCAGATCTGGCCGAGTTCCGGGTCGAACATCCAGCCTTAATCTTGCTCCAATATGTGGATGACCTCCTCCTAGCGGCCAGAACCCAGGCTGAATGTTTAAGAGGCACTCGGGCCCTTTTGGCTAAACTGGGACAGAAGGGCTATCAGGCTTCAGCCAAGAAGGCCCAGATTTGCCAAAGCAAAGTCATTTACCTGGGTTACACCCTAGAGGGAGGACAGAGATGGCTCACGAAAGCAAGAAAGGAGGCCATACTCTCCATACCCCCTCCAAGGAACCCCCGCCAGGTGCAGGAGTTTCTAGGTACTGCCGGCTACTGCCGCCTCTGGATCCCAGGTTTTGCCGAGATGGCTGCCCCTCTGTATCCTCTCACCAAGCCCGGGGTCATGTTCCACTGGGGAGAGGAGCAACAACAGGCCTTTCAACAAATTAAGAGAACCTTACTTGTGTCACCAACTCTTGGCCTACCAGATCTGACTAAGCCCTTTGAACTGTTCGTGGACGAGAACTCAGGCTTTGCGAAAGGAGTGctggtacagagactggggccatGGAAGAGACCTGTAGCTTATCTATCCAAGAAGTTAGACCCGGTAGCTGCAGGATGGCCCCCCTGTCTGCGCATGGTAGCCGCCATTGCTGTTTtgctcaaggatgcagggaaactgactttgggacAGCCATTAACTGTGTTATCCTCCCATGCAGTGGAAGCTCTGGTCCGACAGCCCTCAGATAGATGGCTCTCAAATTTCAGGATGACccactaccaggctctgttgttaGACACAGACCAAGTGGTGTTCGGACCAGTTGTCTCCCTCAACCCCGC CTTGCCAGACCCATCCGAGGAGCACgattgcctccagattctggcggAGGCCCATGGCACCTGCTCCAACCTAACAGATCAATCGCTGTCAAACCcagattttatctggttcacggatgggagcagcttcctccaagaaggagaACAGAGGGCCGGAGCAGCCATCACCACTGAATCAGAGGTAGTTTGGGTCTCACCGCTGCCGCCTGGAACATCAGCCCAAAAAGCAGAGCTGATCgcgctgacccaggccctccagaTGGCGGAAGGTAAGAGACTCACGGTCTATACCGATAGCAGATATGCCTTCGCCACTGCCCATatacatggagaaatctacagaagaAGAGGCCTCTTGACCTCAGAGGGTAaggaaattaagaacaaaaaggaaattttagacCTCTTAAGGGCATTGTTCCTCCCACATCAGCTCAGCATTATACATTGTCCCGGGCACCAAAAGGATGACTCTGTCGTAGCACGGGGAAATCGGCTGGCTGATCTGACAGCCCAGACAGTCACCTTACAATTCCCTAGGGGCGACCAGCTGCTGGTCTTGCAGGACCAACAGCCAAGCAGAGACCCCATGCCCTACAGcctggaggaccaggaactagcaaagaaaatgggggcggaaTGGAGCCCCGAGCGACAAGCTTATATAATGGATAACAAATTAGTTATGCCAACCTCCCACACCAAATACATGCTCAAGTTTCTCCATGCGCTAACCCATTTAAGCAAAAACAAGATGAGGGCCCTTCTGGCTGATGAGGCTTCGGACACTGTATTATTGAATCAGGAACAGGTCCTCCAACAGGTGACTTCCAGCTGCCCTGCTTGTGCCCAAGTTAATCCAGGAAAAGCCCATCTGAGCAGAGGGAGCCGCCTGCGAGGCCACCGCCCCGGAGTCCATTGGGAACTTGACTTCACCGAGGTGAAACCCGGACTGTATGGGTATAAATACCTTCTGATTTTTGTAGACACTTTTTTAGAGTGGACAGAGGCCTTCCCTACCAAGAAGGAGACCGCTAACGTGGTAACCAAGAAACTCCTGGACGAAATTTTTCCCAGGTATGGAAtgccccagatattggggtcagacAATGGGCCCGCCTTCAtctcccaggtaagtcagaaggtggccaggctactggggatcgattggaaacttcattgtgcatactgcccccagagctcaggacaggtagaacgtgcaaatagaaccattaaggagactttaaccaaattaacgcttgcaactggcactagagattgggtgctcctactcCCATTAGCCCTTTACCGAGCCCGGAATACTCCTGGGCCTCACGGCCTAACCCCGTTTGAGATTATATATGGGGCTCCCCCACCAATTGTAAAtttccttcaccctgatatctcctcTTTTGCCACTAGCCCTACTCTGGAGGCAcacctccaagccctccaacTGGTACAAAAGACGGTGTGGAAACCCCTGGCCGATGCCT CAGGAGCAACTGAATCGCCTGGTGGTGCTCACCCATTCAAGATTGGGGACTCTGTCTGGGTCCGACGCCATCAATCCAAGAACCTAGAGCCGAAGTGGAAAGGACCATACACTGTCTTGTTAACTACTCCCACTGCACTCAAGGTTGACGGGATAGCGGCTTGGGTCCACGTGTCGCTTGTGAAGGCTGCCAAAGAACCTGACGGAGCTGAGAACACTGAGACATCTACATGGAAGGTTCAACGCTCTCcaaacccactaaagataagactcaccCGGGGGCCCCCTTAA
- the LOC114683669 gene encoding olfactory receptor 4C15-like isoform X1, with amino-acid sequence MLNQSFVTEFILLGLTQNRKVEKILFVFFLLVYLFTLGGNMIIMVTIVCSPTLFGIPMYYFLSFLSFLDACISSVTTPKMVIDFFFERKSISFECCMIQLFGVHFFAGAEVIVLASMAYDRYVAICKPLHYTSIMNRRVCGILVGVAWAGGFLHSIIQIIFTLQLPFCGPNFIDHFICDLFPLLKLACTDTHIFVILVFANSGSFCIIIFSLLVVSYGVILYSLRSHSSEGRRKALSTCGSHITVVLLFFVPCILIYAQNTSPLSLEKNVFIFSHVLTPLVNPIVYTFRNKEMKNAIGKMWRRLRIAFIQFVRFIERGRESV; translated from the exons ATGCTGAATCAAAGCTTTGTCACTGAGTTCATACTTCTGGGACTTACACAGAACCGAAAAGTTgagaaaatattgtttgttttctttttgttggtctACCTTTTTACTCTTGGGGGCAACATGATAATTATGGTAACAATTGTGTGCAGTCCCACACTCTTTGGTATCCCCATGTActactttttgtcttttctatctttcttggATGCATGCATTTCTTCTGTAACGACACCCAAGATGGTTATAGACTTCTTCTTTGAGAGGAAGAGCATCTCCTTTGAATGTTGCATGATACAGCTATTTGGTGTCCACTTCTTTGCTGGGGCAGAAGTGATTGTCCTGGCatccatggcctatgaccgctatgtggccatttgTAAGCCCCTTCACTATACTTCCATCATGAACAGGAGGGTGTGTGGCATTCTAGTGGGAGTAGCTTGGGCAGGAGGTTTCTTGCATTCTATCATACAAATTATCTTCACATTGCAGCTACCCTTCTGTGGACCCAATTTTATTGATCATTTCATATGTGACTTGTTCCCGTTACTAAAGCTTGCCTGCACTGACAcacatatttttgtcattttagtgTTTGCCAACAGTGGGTCTTTCTgcatcattattttttctttattggttgTTTCTTATGGTGTCATCTTGTACTCTCTGAgatctcacagttctgaagggcGGCGTAAAGCTCTCTCCACCTGTGGATCCCACATTACTGTTGTGCTTTTGTTCTTTGTCCCATGCATATTAATATATGCACAAAATACTTCTCCATTATCAttggagaaaaatgtttttatattttctcatgtGTTGACCCCATTGGTGAATCCCATAGTTTACACTTtcaggaataaagaaatgaagaatgctATTGGGAAAATGTGGAGGAGATT AAGGATTGCATTCATTCAGTTTGTCAGATTTattgagagaggcagagaaagtgtttaa
- the LOC114683669 gene encoding olfactory receptor 4C15-like isoform X2, producing the protein MLNQSFVTEFILLGLTQNRKVEKILFVFFLLVYLFTLGGNMIIMVTIVCSPTLFGIPMYYFLSFLSFLDACISSVTTPKMVIDFFFERKSISFECCMIQLFGVHFFAGAEVIVLASMAYDRYVAICKPLHYTSIMNRRVCGILVGVAWAGGFLHSIIQIIFTLQLPFCGPNFIDHFICDLFPLLKLACTDTHIFVILVFANSGSFCIIIFSLLVVSYGVILYSLRSHSSEGRRKALSTCGSHITVVLLFFVPCILIYAQNTSPLSLEKNVFIFSHVLTPLVNPIVYTFRNKEMKNAIGKMWRRLFNFPGRH; encoded by the coding sequence ATGCTGAATCAAAGCTTTGTCACTGAGTTCATACTTCTGGGACTTACACAGAACCGAAAAGTTgagaaaatattgtttgttttctttttgttggtctACCTTTTTACTCTTGGGGGCAACATGATAATTATGGTAACAATTGTGTGCAGTCCCACACTCTTTGGTATCCCCATGTActactttttgtcttttctatctttcttggATGCATGCATTTCTTCTGTAACGACACCCAAGATGGTTATAGACTTCTTCTTTGAGAGGAAGAGCATCTCCTTTGAATGTTGCATGATACAGCTATTTGGTGTCCACTTCTTTGCTGGGGCAGAAGTGATTGTCCTGGCatccatggcctatgaccgctatgtggccatttgTAAGCCCCTTCACTATACTTCCATCATGAACAGGAGGGTGTGTGGCATTCTAGTGGGAGTAGCTTGGGCAGGAGGTTTCTTGCATTCTATCATACAAATTATCTTCACATTGCAGCTACCCTTCTGTGGACCCAATTTTATTGATCATTTCATATGTGACTTGTTCCCGTTACTAAAGCTTGCCTGCACTGACAcacatatttttgtcattttagtgTTTGCCAACAGTGGGTCTTTCTgcatcattattttttctttattggttgTTTCTTATGGTGTCATCTTGTACTCTCTGAgatctcacagttctgaagggcGGCGTAAAGCTCTCTCCACCTGTGGATCCCACATTACTGTTGTGCTTTTGTTCTTTGTCCCATGCATATTAATATATGCACAAAATACTTCTCCATTATCAttggagaaaaatgtttttatattttctcatgtGTTGACCCCATTGGTGAATCCCATAGTTTACACTTtcaggaataaagaaatgaagaatgctATTGGGAAAATGTGGAGGAGATTGTTTAATTTTCCTGGTAGACATTAA